In one window of Hymenobacter nivis DNA:
- a CDS encoding AMP-dependent synthetase/ligase, producing MPFPGVTRTFDILAYQLAQFPQPRCLVAKRAGQWAPSSTQEVMEAVDLVSRGLHALGVGRGDKVAIVAPSCPEWLLADFGIAQLGAVSVPIYPTVTAEDYRFILQDAAVRVVFVADAELYHNVLAASEDMGLSAAHVFTFEPVPGARPFAELQALGRGVAPEALAPLKAAVQPTDLLTLIYTSGTTGRPKGVMLSHDNVLSNCRAMYDFIPAGPGERVLSVLPLAHVLERTGTYLFMQLGLGIHFAESIGAVGDNLREVQPVTFVAVPRLLEKVYEKITAQGAQLGGAKKRLFDWAVNLGLRFDPQRSLGPWYNAQLAVARRLVFAKWQAALGGHVKCIIVGGGALQPRLARVFWAAGIHVMEGYGLTETSPVISACRYDSANNMPGTVGPVLTGVEVKIAPDGEILTRSPSVMLGYYNRPDLTAEALDADGWLRTGDIGEFVNGRFLKITDRKKEMFKTSGGKYVAPQRIEAQLLEAPLIEQVMVVGDGQKFAGALLVPNAAALLDWAQSQGLLAGLSVDELVIQEPVQRLFHELVQACNVQFAQWEQVKKIALLPTPWTVESGELTPTLKLKRKVITRANEPVIAGLYR from the coding sequence ATGCCTTTTCCCGGCGTCACCCGCACGTTTGATATCCTGGCGTACCAGCTCGCCCAATTTCCGCAGCCACGCTGCCTGGTCGCCAAGCGCGCGGGGCAATGGGCCCCCAGCAGTACGCAGGAGGTCATGGAGGCGGTTGATCTGGTGAGCCGGGGCCTGCACGCGCTGGGCGTGGGCCGGGGCGACAAGGTGGCCATCGTGGCCCCAAGCTGCCCGGAATGGCTACTGGCCGACTTCGGCATCGCCCAGCTCGGGGCCGTGTCGGTGCCCATCTACCCGACCGTGACGGCCGAGGACTACCGCTTCATTTTGCAGGACGCGGCGGTACGGGTCGTGTTTGTGGCCGACGCCGAGCTGTACCACAACGTGCTGGCCGCCAGCGAAGATATGGGCCTGTCCGCCGCCCACGTCTTCACCTTCGAGCCGGTGCCGGGCGCACGGCCCTTCGCCGAATTGCAGGCGCTGGGCCGCGGCGTAGCGCCCGAGGCGCTGGCCCCGCTGAAAGCCGCCGTGCAACCCACCGATCTGCTCACGCTCATCTACACCTCCGGCACCACCGGCCGGCCCAAGGGCGTAATGCTCAGCCACGACAACGTGCTCAGCAACTGCCGCGCCATGTACGATTTCATCCCCGCGGGCCCCGGCGAGCGGGTGCTGAGCGTGCTGCCCCTGGCCCACGTGCTGGAGCGCACGGGCACCTACCTGTTCATGCAGCTGGGCCTGGGCATCCACTTCGCCGAAAGCATCGGCGCGGTGGGCGACAACCTGCGTGAGGTGCAGCCCGTCACGTTCGTGGCCGTACCCCGCCTGCTCGAAAAAGTGTACGAAAAGATTACGGCGCAGGGCGCGCAGCTCGGCGGGGCCAAAAAGCGGCTCTTCGACTGGGCCGTGAACCTGGGCCTGCGCTTCGATCCGCAACGCAGCCTGGGGCCCTGGTACAACGCCCAGCTAGCCGTGGCCCGGCGGCTGGTGTTTGCCAAGTGGCAGGCGGCGCTGGGCGGGCACGTGAAGTGCATCATCGTGGGCGGCGGGGCCCTGCAACCGCGCCTGGCCCGGGTGTTCTGGGCGGCGGGCATCCACGTGATGGAAGGCTACGGCCTCACCGAAACCTCGCCCGTCATTAGCGCCTGCCGCTACGATAGCGCCAATAACATGCCCGGCACGGTGGGCCCCGTGCTGACCGGCGTGGAGGTAAAAATCGCGCCCGATGGCGAAATCCTCACCCGCTCGCCCTCCGTGATGCTGGGCTACTATAACCGCCCCGACCTCACCGCCGAGGCCCTGGACGCCGACGGCTGGCTGCGCACCGGCGACATCGGCGAGTTCGTGAACGGGCGGTTTTTGAAGATTACCGACCGTAAAAAGGAGATGTTCAAAACCTCCGGCGGCAAGTACGTGGCCCCGCAGCGCATCGAGGCGCAGCTGCTGGAAGCCCCGCTCATCGAGCAGGTTATGGTGGTGGGCGACGGCCAGAAATTCGCCGGGGCCCTGCTGGTGCCCAACGCCGCCGCGCTGCTGGACTGGGCCCAAAGCCAGGGTCTCCTGGCTGGCTTGTCCGTAGATGAATTAGTGATCCAGGAGCCTGTGCAGCGCCTTTTCCACGAGCTGGTGCAGGCCTGCAACGTCCAGTTTGCCCAGTGGGAGCAGGTGAAGAAAATTGCCCTCCTGCCCACGCCATGGACCGTAGAAAGCGGCGAGCTAACCCCCACTTTGAAGCTAAAGCGCAAAGTTATTACCCGGGCCAACGAGCCCGTAATCGCCGGCCTGTACCGCTAG
- a CDS encoding S41 family peptidase, with the protein MKALFLPFLLALPPLGAPAAPAPAPVPYFSEPAVSPDRQELAFVSGGDIWTVPVAGGEARLLVAHPATESRPLYSPDGRSVAFVSTRTGNGDVYVLALETGELRRLTFDDAPDQLDNWSADGKWLYYSSTSHDIAGMNDLYRLPAAGGTPTPVSADRYVNEFYAAPSPDGRRVAFAARGIAASQWWRHGHSHLDESEIWLRREGPGAPTYEALTPGGAKQLWPMWGAGGQQLYYVSDRNGPENIWVLNPAGGPAAARTVTNFTDGRVLWPSISYDGKLIAFERNFQLWTLDPTTGQARAVPVRRRGAPAGPATERLRFTDRWQELALSPDGTKVAFVAHGEVFAASAADGGEATRLSATPTAESDVVWAPNSRRVVYASERDGPAHFYSYDFGTDKETRLTNAARADAFPCFSPDGKQLAFERDARELRVLDLATGQERLVATGQFGRPPLSAERPLVWAPDGKWLAFMSGGTRSFTNVSVVPAAGGKAQAVSFLGNGNSNSLSWSPDGKYLLFDTGQRTEDAQLARVDLQPRTPRFREDQFRDLFREQPAPSPGLPGRNTDPVIKPASPKRPATLPGVDSAGAKGGAGALAGGRSGRAGAPVSIVFADIRRRLSLLPVGVNVGSHTISPDGKWLLLTASAAGQSNLYVFPLDELSKEPAVVRQLTSTTGAKRDAQFAPNSKEIYYLDQGVIKVVPLEAAKGPAPRTVAVTAEMDVDFEQEKMAVFDEAWTRLRDFFNDSTFDGVDWAAQRAQFAPLVAGARTPEEARRLTNLMIGELNASHSGMNPAPATGGAVPPATGRLGLRFDAAEYEQSGRLRIVAVLPLGAGALAGLRPGDELLAVDGQAIGPRTNLDELLQYKVGRRVTLRVRSATAATAADLQPAAVTKSKKNRRAAPAGAPATTRDVVVRPLSRDTEKALDYRQWVEERRAYVAKASGGRLGYVHMFDMSAGALAQLYLDLDTENLGRDGVVVDVRNNNGGFVNVYAIDVLARRSYLTMSSRSRPQPVLARGALGQRALEMPTVLVTNQHSLSDAEDFSEGYRAGQLGKIVGEPTGGWIIFTSNVSLLDGSSLRLPSSTIRAVRDGKVMEMNPRPVDVPVSNPVGASYQNQDAQLDTAVRELLGQLPAKR; encoded by the coding sequence TTGAAAGCACTTTTCCTCCCGTTCCTGCTAGCCCTGCCGCCGCTAGGGGCCCCGGCCGCCCCGGCGCCCGCGCCCGTGCCCTACTTCTCCGAGCCGGCGGTTTCGCCCGACCGCCAGGAGCTGGCCTTTGTGTCGGGCGGTGATATTTGGACAGTGCCGGTAGCCGGCGGCGAGGCCCGGCTGCTGGTAGCCCACCCCGCCACCGAGAGCCGCCCGCTGTACTCGCCCGATGGCCGTTCGGTGGCCTTTGTGAGCACGCGCACCGGCAACGGCGACGTATATGTGCTGGCCCTGGAAACCGGGGAGCTGCGCCGCCTCACGTTTGACGATGCGCCCGACCAGCTCGATAACTGGTCGGCCGACGGCAAGTGGCTGTACTACAGCTCCACCAGCCACGACATTGCGGGCATGAACGACCTGTACCGGCTGCCCGCCGCCGGGGGCACGCCCACGCCCGTGAGCGCCGACCGCTACGTGAACGAGTTTTACGCCGCGCCCAGCCCCGACGGGCGCCGCGTGGCCTTTGCGGCGCGCGGCATTGCGGCCAGCCAGTGGTGGCGCCATGGCCACAGCCACCTGGACGAGTCCGAAATCTGGCTGCGGCGCGAGGGCCCCGGGGCCCCCACCTACGAGGCCCTGACGCCCGGCGGCGCCAAGCAGCTCTGGCCGATGTGGGGCGCGGGCGGCCAGCAACTCTACTACGTATCGGACCGCAACGGGCCCGAAAACATCTGGGTGCTGAACCCCGCCGGGGGCCCCGCCGCGGCCCGAACCGTCACCAACTTTACCGACGGGCGGGTGCTGTGGCCCAGTATTTCCTATGATGGAAAGCTCATCGCCTTCGAGCGCAACTTCCAGCTCTGGACCCTCGACCCCACCACCGGCCAGGCCCGCGCCGTGCCCGTGCGGCGGCGCGGGGCCCCGGCCGGCCCGGCCACCGAGCGCCTGCGCTTCACCGACCGCTGGCAGGAACTGGCACTCTCGCCCGACGGCACCAAGGTGGCCTTCGTGGCGCATGGCGAAGTATTTGCCGCGTCGGCCGCTGATGGCGGCGAGGCCACCCGCCTCTCGGCCACGCCCACGGCCGAATCCGACGTGGTGTGGGCTCCCAACAGCCGCCGCGTGGTGTACGCCTCAGAGCGCGACGGGCCAGCTCATTTCTACAGCTACGACTTCGGCACCGACAAGGAAACGCGCCTCACCAACGCCGCCCGCGCCGATGCGTTTCCCTGCTTTTCGCCCGATGGCAAGCAGCTGGCCTTTGAGCGCGACGCCCGCGAGCTGCGGGTGCTGGACCTGGCTACCGGGCAGGAGCGCCTGGTGGCCACCGGCCAGTTTGGGCGGCCCCCGCTGAGCGCCGAACGGCCCTTGGTTTGGGCCCCCGACGGCAAGTGGCTGGCGTTTATGAGCGGCGGCACGCGCAGCTTCACCAACGTATCGGTGGTGCCGGCGGCGGGCGGCAAGGCGCAGGCAGTGAGCTTCTTGGGCAACGGCAACAGCAACTCCCTCTCGTGGAGCCCCGACGGCAAGTACCTGCTCTTCGACACCGGCCAGCGCACGGAAGATGCCCAGCTGGCCCGCGTGGACTTGCAGCCGCGCACCCCGCGCTTCCGCGAAGACCAGTTCCGCGACCTGTTTCGGGAGCAGCCCGCCCCCAGCCCCGGCCTACCCGGCCGCAACACCGACCCGGTGATAAAGCCCGCTAGCCCCAAGCGCCCGGCCACGCTGCCGGGCGTCGATTCGGCCGGCGCGAAGGGCGGCGCGGGGGCCCTGGCCGGCGGCCGCAGCGGCCGGGCGGGGGCCCCGGTCAGCATCGTATTTGCCGACATTCGGCGGCGGCTAAGCCTGCTGCCGGTGGGCGTGAACGTAGGCAGCCACACCATCAGCCCCGACGGCAAGTGGCTGCTGCTCACGGCTTCGGCCGCCGGGCAGTCGAACCTGTACGTTTTCCCACTCGATGAATTAAGCAAGGAGCCCGCCGTGGTGCGCCAGCTCACCTCTACCACCGGCGCCAAGCGCGACGCCCAGTTTGCGCCCAACAGCAAGGAAATCTACTACCTCGACCAGGGCGTCATCAAAGTGGTGCCCCTGGAAGCCGCCAAGGGCCCCGCGCCCCGCACCGTGGCCGTGACGGCGGAGATGGACGTGGACTTCGAGCAGGAGAAAATGGCCGTGTTCGACGAGGCCTGGACGCGCCTGCGCGACTTCTTCAACGACTCGACCTTCGACGGCGTAGACTGGGCTGCCCAGCGCGCCCAATTCGCGCCGCTGGTGGCCGGAGCCCGCACGCCCGAAGAGGCCCGCCGCCTGACCAACCTGATGATTGGCGAGCTAAACGCCTCGCACTCGGGCATGAACCCCGCGCCGGCCACTGGCGGGGCCGTGCCGCCCGCCACCGGCCGCCTCGGCCTGCGCTTCGACGCCGCCGAGTACGAGCAGAGCGGCCGCCTGCGCATCGTAGCGGTGCTGCCGCTGGGCGCCGGGGCCCTGGCCGGCCTGCGCCCCGGCGACGAGCTGCTGGCCGTGGACGGCCAGGCCATTGGCCCGCGCACCAACCTCGACGAGCTGCTGCAATACAAAGTAGGCCGCCGCGTAACCCTGCGCGTGCGCAGCGCCACCGCCGCCACTGCGGCCGATTTGCAGCCTGCTGCCGTTACTAAAAGCAAGAAAAACCGCCGCGCCGCGCCCGCCGGGGCCCCCGCCACCACCCGCGACGTGGTGGTGCGCCCGCTGAGCCGCGACACCGAAAAGGCCCTCGACTACCGCCAGTGGGTGGAGGAGCGCCGCGCCTACGTGGCCAAGGCCAGCGGCGGCCGCCTGGGCTACGTGCACATGTTCGACATGTCGGCCGGGGCCCTGGCGCAGCTGTACCTGGACCTCGACACCGAGAACCTGGGCCGCGACGGCGTGGTGGTGGACGTGCGCAACAACAACGGCGGCTTTGTGAACGTGTACGCCATCGACGTGCTCGCGCGCCGCAGCTACCTCACCATGAGCAGCCGCAGCCGGCCGCAACCCGTGCTGGCCCGCGGGGCCCTGGGCCAGCGCGCCCTGGAGATGCCCACGGTGCTCGTCACCAACCAGCACTCGCTCTCCGACGCGGAGGATTTCAGCGAGGGCTACCGGGCGGGGCAGCTGGGCAAAATCGTGGGCGAGCCCACCGGCGGCTGGATCATCTTCACCTCCAACGTTTCGCTGCTCGACGGCTCCAGTCTGCGCCTGCCCAGCAGCACCATCCGGGCCGTGCGCGACGGCAAAGTCATGGAAATGAACCCGCGCCCCGTCGACGTGCCCGTGAGCAATCCCGTGGGCGCCAGCTACCAAAACCAGGACGCTCAGCTCGATACTGCCGTGCGCGAGCTGCTCGGCCAGCTACCCGCCAAGCGTTAG
- a CDS encoding T9SS type A sorting domain-containing protein, with protein MPAAKILAWVLLLLLGSSRAWAQHEADNWYFNERAGFTFRAGAPQVLLDGQMTAFDASTVLSDPATGQLRLYSDGGRVWGRDHRVMPNGSGLWGSLFPDAPTPSPSYATQGALLVPVPGDAAGYYLFTLRAGKGIPPSTVPAATYASSLAYSQVDMRRNNGLGDVVPETKNRRLATGLTEKLTAVRHANGRDYWVLCHEWLSNAFVVYPVTAAGVGPAARYAVGPVEPADTIAKSFSYFQDQVSGAMQAAPNGRKLAFGHVTSSGTRPPLGLFDFDPATGAVSNYLSLGPLMDANSPCFSPDNTKLYVPDFRRTPNGPGRNVITQFDLQAGDGAAIAASGQSIVAGNPATNISSTVLDEFVYLLQNGPDGRMYGASGYQGPGALPGDAANVFYVINRPNARGFACDVRAQRFDFVGRDGTGGLPNFMQHYFNGREPAPADTACDPAQATVFPNPATATFRVRQPGPCALPYALAVYDAVGRKVLGQTVADPAREAPVEVAGLAAGVYVVELRFAQRTVVKKLVKL; from the coding sequence ATGCCAGCCGCCAAAATACTTGCCTGGGTTTTGCTGCTGCTCCTGGGCAGCTCGCGGGCCTGGGCCCAGCACGAAGCCGACAACTGGTATTTCAACGAAAGGGCCGGGTTTACTTTCCGCGCCGGGGCCCCGCAGGTACTGCTCGACGGCCAGATGACGGCGTTTGACGCCAGCACGGTGCTCTCCGACCCGGCCACCGGGCAGCTGCGGCTGTACTCCGACGGCGGGCGGGTATGGGGCCGCGACCACCGCGTGATGCCCAACGGCAGCGGCTTGTGGGGGTCGCTGTTTCCCGATGCGCCCACCCCGTCCCCTTCCTACGCCACCCAGGGGGCCCTGCTGGTGCCCGTGCCGGGCGACGCGGCGGGCTACTACTTGTTCACGCTGCGGGCGGGCAAAGGCATACCCCCCAGCACTGTGCCAGCGGCTACCTACGCCAGCTCGCTCGCTTATTCGCAGGTAGATATGCGGCGCAACAACGGGCTGGGCGACGTGGTGCCGGAAACCAAAAACCGCCGCCTGGCCACCGGGCTCACCGAAAAGCTGACGGCCGTGCGCCACGCCAACGGCCGCGACTACTGGGTGCTGTGCCACGAATGGCTGAGCAACGCCTTTGTGGTGTACCCCGTCACGGCCGCGGGGGTGGGGCCGGCCGCGCGCTACGCGGTGGGCCCCGTGGAGCCGGCCGATACCATAGCGAAAAGCTTTAGCTACTTCCAGGACCAAGTAAGCGGGGCGATGCAGGCCGCACCCAACGGCCGCAAGCTGGCCTTCGGCCACGTCACCAGCTCGGGTACCCGTCCGCCCCTGGGGCTGTTTGATTTTGACCCCGCCACCGGGGCCGTGTCCAACTACTTGAGCCTGGGGCCCTTGATGGACGCCAACAGCCCCTGCTTCTCCCCCGATAATACTAAGCTCTACGTGCCGGACTTCCGCCGGACACCAAACGGCCCGGGCCGTAACGTCATCACCCAGTTTGATTTGCAGGCCGGCGATGGGGCCGCCATTGCGGCGTCGGGCCAGAGCATCGTGGCGGGTAATCCGGCCACCAACATCAGTTCCACGGTACTGGACGAATTCGTTTACCTACTGCAAAACGGCCCCGACGGGCGCATGTACGGGGCCAGCGGCTACCAGGGCCCCGGCGCGCTGCCCGGCGACGCCGCCAACGTGTTTTACGTCATCAACCGGCCCAACGCCCGGGGCTTTGCCTGCGACGTGCGCGCCCAGCGCTTCGATTTCGTCGGGCGCGACGGCACGGGGGGCCTGCCCAATTTCATGCAGCACTACTTCAATGGCCGGGAGCCCGCGCCGGCAGATACGGCCTGCGACCCGGCGCAAGCCACCGTGTTTCCCAACCCGGCCACCGCAACTTTCCGGGTGCGGCAGCCCGGCCCGTGCGCCCTGCCCTACGCGCTGGCGGTGTACGACGCGGTGGGGCGCAAAGTGCTCGGCCAAACGGTGGCCGACCCCGCCCGCGAAGCGCCGGTGGAAGTGGCCGGCCTGGCCGCGGGTGTGTACGTGGTCGAGCTGCGCTTCGCCCAGCGCACCGTGGTAAAAAAGCTGGTGAAACTGTAG